The Pectobacterium parmentieri genome segment CCATTACGCCGGTAGAAATCATATTCAGGACTAATTTTTGCGCCGTTCCCGACTTCAGCCGCGTCGAGCCCGTTAACGCCTCCGGGCCGACCACAGTAGATATCGCTACCTGCGCTTCCCGTGCGATTGGGGAGTCTGGGTTACAAGAGATTGCCGCGGTCCGGCTGCCAACGTGGCGCGCATAGCGCAATGCGCCAATCACATACGGCGTTCTGCCCGATGCCGCAAGACCGATCACCATATCAGCAGCGGTTAAACCCAGCGCTTTCAAATCCGCCTCACCCAGTGCCGGATCGTCTTCCGCGCCTTCTACCGCCTTAAGTAACGCCCCCGGCCCGCCGGCAATCAGACCGATAACCAGCCCGTGTGGCACACCAAACGTCGGCGGACATTCCGATGCATCCAATACCCCTAAACGGCCGCTAGTGCCCGCACCCAGATAGATCAGCCGCCCCCCCGCCTGTAACGAAGCCGTAGCCAGATCGACAGCCTCGGCGATCGCGGGTAAAACCTGCGCGATGGCTTCAGGCACTTTCCGATCTTCCTGATTAAAGGCGTGCATCATCTCCAGTGTAGATAACTGATCCAGCGACATTGTTGCCGGGTTACGAGTTTCAGAAACCAGTTTCCCTAAATTAAGACGATCTCTATTCACTATGCCTGAACTCACTCTGATACCTCATGCCTGCGTTCTTTCAATGATTTTCACCACTATAATCGCTTTGGAGCCCTGAAAAAGTAAGCTATTCTGCATCGTAGCATCGAATTCACTCTCCCATTCATCTCGCAAGGTAAACAGAGAAACCTCAGTGCGACTCTCCAGATTCAAGCTCTCCAGTTACAAGCTCTTCTTTATTAGCTGTCTGCTGTTTCTGCTGGCGGGTTCTCTACGTGCGGACTGGGATTTTATTACCATTAATCAGCGGACCGAGCAGCTTTATGGCCCGGCAATGCCCGACGCTCGCCGTCGGATAGATGAATGGCAAACGCTGTTGGTCAATTCCCGCAATAAAAACGAAAAAGCGCTGCTGAGTAGCGTGAACCAGTTTTTCAACGATCGTATGCTGTTTCGCGATGATATTGTCGTCTGGAATCAGGAAGATTACTGGGCAACACCGATTGAAGCACTGCGCAAAGGCGCTGGAGATTGTGAGGATTATGCGCTTGCCAAGTATTTTACCCTGCGCCATTTAGGCGTTCCTGCGGACAAATTACGCATTACCTATGTTAAAGCCTTGCGTCTGAATAAAGCGCATATGGTGCTCACCTATTACCCTACGCCAACTTCAATTCCGCTGGTGTTGGATAATCTGACTGACAAGATCCAACCTGCGACAGAGCGCAACGATTTAGTTCCGGTGTACGCCTTTAATGGCGGTGGTCTCTGGCTACCGGGAGCAAGCGGCAGCAACAAACGCGTCGGTGACAGTAAACGACTTTCACGCTGGCAGGATGTATTAACCAAAATGCGAGCCGAAGGGTTTTCAATTGAGGAGTAAAGGTAGGCTATGTCTTTATACAAACAATTACTGATAGCCATCTGCCTGTTTGTGCTAATCATTTTCAGCGGGAGTTTTTTCGTCAGCCTGGAAAATTCGCGCGAACAATATAATAACCAGCTTCACTCACATGCACAGGATGCTGCGACTGCACTTGGGCTCTCCCTGACGCCGAATATTGATGACCCTGCGATGGTGGAGCTGATGGTCAGCTCAATTTTCGACAGCGGCTATTTTTCCAGTATTCGCGTGCGAGATTTAAAAACCGGCAACGTCACGCTGGCACGTACCGCATCACCGGATATCCCTGACGTACCGATCTGGTTTGTCCGATTAGTGGACCTTCAGCCCGGTGCAGGCGAAGCCATTGTGATGCGCGGTTGGGAACAGGCGGCAAAAGTCGAAGTGGTCAGCCACCCGATGTTCGCAGTAACCCGACTGTGGCGCAGCAGTACGGCGACGTTCCTGTGGCTGCTTGGCTGCGGCACGCTGGGCGTACTCATCGGTGCGCTGTTCCTGCGCCGCCAGTTACGCCCACTCGACTATATCGTCGATCAATCGCTGGCAATTACCCGCCGTGAATTCCTTAGCCAGCCGGATCTGCCCAATACGCCGGAATTCCGCCGCGTCGCACAGGCAATGAACCTGATGGTCAGCAAACTCAAGACACTGTTTGAAGAGGAGGCAGAGCGGAGCGAGCGCTTACGTCAGGAAGCCTATCAGGATCCACAAACCGGGCTGAATAACCGCCGTGCATTTGATATGCAATTCAACGACAAACTGGCCGATGAGGAAACGGCACCCGGCTTTCTTATTATGATTCGCGTTCAGGATCTGGCGGGTATGAATCAACGACTGGGCGGCCAGCGTACTGATGCGCTGTTAGCCTCCGTTGGGAATATCCTGCGAAAAATGCAAAAACAGCACACGAATACGGAAAGTCTTTTAGCGCGTATCCGCGGTGGGGAATTTGCCCTGTTCTGCCCTGGCTTGGTTGATAAAGAAGCCTATGCGCTGATTGGAGAACTGACGCGTAACATCGAAACCTTGCATCTGACAGGCGAAACCGATGTCTCCCCTGTTGCCCAATTCGGCATGGTGCCTTTCCGCCACGGCGACACCGCACAATCCCTGTTTATTCAGGGCGATCAGGCGCTTACGCGAGCCGAAAGCGATACCGATACTGCCGCCTCTCACCAGATTCCGTCACTCAGTGCGGAACAGATCGAGACCGATCGCCATATGTGGTTTAACCTGCTCGACCCCATCCTTGAACAGGAACGTTTGCAGCTTTTCCTGCAACCCGTTGTCGCGTGTGACGATCCCAGCCAGATATTACATCACAAGGTACTGGCTCGCATTCAGGACGCGCAAGGAAACAGCATCGCGGCAGGTCGCTTCCTGCCGTGGATCCAACGCTTTGGCTGGGATACCCGCCTGGATCAGACCATGCTACGCGAAGTATTGGCCTATCTCCGCCAGCACGACGGCAACCTCGCACTGAGCCTGTCTGGCACCACAGCCCAGGATCTTCATCTACTCACCGACCTGCTCGCCCCGCTGAAGCATCAACCAGACATTGCCAGACGGCTGATTTTGGAGCTGGATGAGAATCAACTGCCAGACAGCGTCCAACTGGAAGCCTTAATCAAGCTATTGAATGAGCATGGCTGTGCGCTGGGGTTACAGCACTTTGGTGGACGCTTTAATATGATCGGCAACTTGTCCCAGTGGGGGCTGGCTTACCTTAAAGTCGATGGCAGCTACATCCGTAATATCGATCAGGAAAGCGATAAGCAAATGTTTATCGAAGCGCTGTATCGTGCCACCAACAGCATTGCCTTACCGCTTATCGCCGAACGCGTTGAAACAGCGGGTGAATTAAAAGTGCTTCAGGAGATGGGATTACAGGGCGCAATGGGACGACTGCTGGGTGAACCGGCGCTAGCGCTCAAGGCCTGACGTGACGCCATTTTGGCTAACGGAATTTTAACCGTCCCGGCCTCTTCTATTGCGGAGAGAAGCCGGGATCGAGGTTAAAATACTCTTGCTTTAACACATTGTATCTTTAAAAGATTATCTCTTTAAAACATCGTTTCTTCATCATCACCAATCAGCTTGTTCAATCCGCCATTCAGCGCTTCACGCGCCTGTGCACGGCTGATCAACTTCAACTGTGCCGCCTGAGGGAAATCGGTAATGCTGACTACACCTTTCTGGATCAAAACCTGAATTAAATCTTCCAGCACACGCACCATTTCCAGATCGCTTTGCTGCAGTTGCTGCAAACTGGACATCGCCGCCTGATGGCTCCGGACCCAGGCCTGCGCCTCACGCGAATCGTCAGGCAACTCACCATTCATTTCAGGAAAAGGACTCTCTTCTACCTTCATCAGATGCCCATCACTATCGCGCTGGATATAAAACATTTTCAGAGACCTTTTATGTTTTCGATAAGAAGGGAGCCGGGCAGGCTCCGCCTTTTCCATCAATGGGGCTGTTCAGGTTTACTCACCAGACTTTCAAGCGACGGTAATGCACCGTTATAATGTTCCAACGTAATCGACACCGCAACCGTTCCGCCTTTATCTGCCGTAAAGTTCCCTGCCGTGCTCACTTCAATCACCGGAGAACCCTGGCTATCTGTGATGCGAATATAGCGACTGATATCGGTTCCTTGCTCTAACTCACCAATCAAATCACTTAGATCTATCCGGTCACCCTCTTTGGCATTAAAGTCTTTGATCACATCGTTGCCGATATCACCAGCCTGCCATTTAAAGGTATCCGCACCCGCACCACCGATAAGCGTATCCCCCCCTGCGCCGCCAATCAGGATGTCGTCTCCGCTACCGCCGTAGAGCAAGTCATTCCCTGCACCACCGTAGAGGGTATCATTGCCGCTCTGACCGAAAAGGATGTCATCCCCGTCACCGCCATTGAGTATGTCATTCCCTCCTTTGGCTGACGACAGATCAAACTCCGAGCTATGCGACGCAATATAGTTATGCATGTCCTTCGTGGTCGGCACACCCGTTTGCATACCTAACTGCTTGCCAATGTAGTTCTGCAAAGCAGTGATACCATTGCCATCGATATTCGGGAACGATACGACATCGCCGAACAGAACATCATCATTATACGTGCCGGACATCGTATCGCTACCTGCCGTACCGACACTCAATCCATACTGCTCAGCGCCTTCCGCCGAATAGCCCGTTGCCGTATCGTGGTTGCTAATTTCTGTCGATGTCGCCTGCGCGATGACATTCAATTTACCGTCATCACCTGGCACCTCAAGCGTAATCTTCCCAGCCAGAGTTTGGGCATTGTGCGCATTTTGAATCAGGTATGTACCATCATCACCCACGGTATACTTCACGTTGTTGATCTGGTCAGTCAGCACCGTACCCGTCGGGATCCCCGTCAGCCGAATCCCTGACAACATTTCACTACCGTCACGATCGGTCAATGCCGCTGAAACATCGAGCGTATAGATCTGTTTTCCCGCCTGACCGGGTACTTTGTCCACTGTCGCGCTATTTCCGGCGGTATATGTCGATCCATCGCTGTAGATCACACCTTCAAGCTGGTTGCTTACCTGCTTAATTAAAGCCCCCGAATGCCCCTTCCCGTCAGAATAAGTAACTTTCACGCCATCCATTGTGTTGAAGTTATTATTTCTATTATTCGTCGAATTTTCAGCCTTATAGGTAAAGCCCTCTTCTTTTTGGACAAAGATATAATCTTTACCTGGGTTACTCGACTGTGACTGACTATTCCCGTGGACAGAATCAAGCTGGTTATACTGTTTCTGTGCTTCAGTCCAATCAGACTGGCGGTAGAAATAACCGCTTTTGGAATGAACAACAAAAATGTCAGCATAGCTTGTCGATCCCCCAGGATTACCATTGCCATTATCTTTGCCGTAATACTTAATCTGTTCAGAAGGGTTAGCAGCAGTAGGCGCAGTGTCGCCCTCTGTCAACCAAACGCGCACGCCACTGCCGATCTTAACAATTTTTCCATCTTGTACATCAAACCCACCGGACTTCCCACTTCCTCCGTTCACCTTGATGATTTCCGCAGAACCCGGCGTCGTAGCACCGACGGTAGAGCTCAGGCTCACGACTGGCGCATCGGCTACTGGGGTAATGCCCACCGTCACCGTGCTGGTTGCCGTGCCGCCGTTGCCGTCCGCCACCGTGACCGTAAAGTGGTCGCTGCCGCTAAAGTTGGCAGCCGGCGTGTACGTGTATTTCCCAGTGGTGCTGTCCAGCGTCAGCGTGCCGTTCTGCGGCGGCGTACCCACCCCGTAACTCAGCGTGTCACCGTCCACATCGCTTGCCGTAATAGTGCCACTGACCGACGTATCTTCCTCGGTACGGATCGACTGGTCGGCGGTGACCGGTGCATGATTCAAATCGCTGATGGTCGCCTGCCCGGTATCACCGATCCCGGCCGGCAGCGGGGTGCCCGATGCCGTGGCGCCGGTCAGCGTGCCCACCAGTTCAAAGGTCTCGTTGCCTTCAAACACCCCATCGTCCACGGTCGGCACCGACACCACAATGCCGTCGGTAGTACCGGCCGCCACCGGTACGCTGTAACTGCCGTCCGTGTTCACCGTCACCGCCACCGGCTGCCCGGCTATCGTGACCGTCGGCGTGCCGATGTCGTCCGCATCGGTAGAGCCGTGGCGTACCGTGAAGGTCAGCGTGGTCGCCGCATCCACCGGCTTGCTCAGCGCAATCTCAAAGCGCGCCGGCTGACCTTCTGCCACGGTCCCTGCATCCCCCACCGTCAGCACCGGTACGTCCGCGCCCGGGTTCGGGGTTTGCGGATCGGTGCTATTCAAATCGCTGATGGTCGCCTGCCCGGTATCACCGATCCCGGCCGGCAGCGGGGTGCCCGATGCCGTGGCGCCGGTCAGCGTGCCCACCAGTTCAAAGGTCTCGTTGCCTTCAAATACCCCATCGTCCACGGTCGGCACCGACACCACAATCCCGTCGGTGGTGCCGGCCGCCACCGGTACGCTGTAACTGCCGTCCGCGTTGACCGTCACCGCCACCGGCTGCCCGGCTATCGTGACCGTCGGCGTGCCGATATCGTCCGCGTCGGTAGAGCCGTGGCGCAGCGTGAAGGTCAGCGTGGTCGCCGCATCCACCGGCTTGCTCAGCGCAATTTCAAAGCGGGCTGGCTGGCCTTCTGCCACCGTTCCCGCATCCCCCACCGTCAGCACCGGTACGTCCGCGCCGGCGCTCGGGTTGTCCGGCGTGCCACGGTTCAAATCGCTGATGGTCGCCTGCCCGGTGTCACCGATCCCGGCCGGCAGCGGGGTGCCCGACGCCGTGGTGCCG includes the following:
- the murQ gene encoding N-acetylmuramic acid 6-phosphate etherase, coding for MSLDQLSTLEMMHAFNQEDRKVPEAIAQVLPAIAEAVDLATASLQAGGRLIYLGAGTSGRLGVLDASECPPTFGVPHGLVIGLIAGGPGALLKAVEGAEDDPALGEADLKALGLTAADMVIGLAASGRTPYVIGALRYARHVGSRTAAISCNPDSPIAREAQVAISTVVGPEALTGSTRLKSGTAQKLVLNMISTGVMVKLGKVYQNLMVDVKATNVKLLDRACRIVVEATGAEPDTALQALVQADNDVKPAILMLLANIDVEAARERLKQHNGYLREALIGR
- the lapG gene encoding cysteine protease LapG; its protein translation is MRLSRFKLSSYKLFFISCLLFLLAGSLRADWDFITINQRTEQLYGPAMPDARRRIDEWQTLLVNSRNKNEKALLSSVNQFFNDRMLFRDDIVVWNQEDYWATPIEALRKGAGDCEDYALAKYFTLRHLGVPADKLRITYVKALRLNKAHMVLTYYPTPTSIPLVLDNLTDKIQPATERNDLVPVYAFNGGGLWLPGASGSNKRVGDSKRLSRWQDVLTKMRAEGFSIEE
- the lapD gene encoding cyclic di-GMP receptor LapD, yielding MSLYKQLLIAICLFVLIIFSGSFFVSLENSREQYNNQLHSHAQDAATALGLSLTPNIDDPAMVELMVSSIFDSGYFSSIRVRDLKTGNVTLARTASPDIPDVPIWFVRLVDLQPGAGEAIVMRGWEQAAKVEVVSHPMFAVTRLWRSSTATFLWLLGCGTLGVLIGALFLRRQLRPLDYIVDQSLAITRREFLSQPDLPNTPEFRRVAQAMNLMVSKLKTLFEEEAERSERLRQEAYQDPQTGLNNRRAFDMQFNDKLADEETAPGFLIMIRVQDLAGMNQRLGGQRTDALLASVGNILRKMQKQHTNTESLLARIRGGEFALFCPGLVDKEAYALIGELTRNIETLHLTGETDVSPVAQFGMVPFRHGDTAQSLFIQGDQALTRAESDTDTAASHQIPSLSAEQIETDRHMWFNLLDPILEQERLQLFLQPVVACDDPSQILHHKVLARIQDAQGNSIAAGRFLPWIQRFGWDTRLDQTMLREVLAYLRQHDGNLALSLSGTTAQDLHLLTDLLAPLKHQPDIARRLILELDENQLPDSVQLEALIKLLNEHGCALGLQHFGGRFNMIGNLSQWGLAYLKVDGSYIRNIDQESDKQMFIEALYRATNSIALPLIAERVETAGELKVLQEMGLQGAMGRLLGEPALALKA